In Molothrus aeneus isolate 106 chromosome 11, BPBGC_Maene_1.0, whole genome shotgun sequence, a genomic segment contains:
- the LOC136561429 gene encoding LOW QUALITY PROTEIN: receptor-interacting serine/threonine-protein kinase 2-like (The sequence of the model RefSeq protein was modified relative to this genomic sequence to represent the inferred CDS: inserted 1 base in 1 codon) has protein sequence MANPLPVVAQEDLESFTLTRTGSGFALKAFHISWNSPISVKLLTSQDTTDREWKLLLQDIASVRHYESERLLPFLGIYQCHGLVGIVTEWMNNGSLHSLVHEHQLYPDVPSPLLIRILSDVAEGLQHLHSLEPALCHCSLKPSNVLLDVQYRAKISDYGLTNWRKQQLRSDLQNCQQRNCQDLVYLPPEILEGGLPSQEGDIYSFGILCWESLSRQKPFEGQGTLLDVLRGICSSLRPGVSEKFIPSNLPERNRLLHLIALCWHQEPDYRPHPAECVHLLNGVLASINKEVISAAIYNLMDAKERALNACKGSETFTLPRGTCNSQIICPQKGNRLISKKIPLAVPSLSTVLPDSSANTAGRDNIEMGVSNTTPQNATKDHPGSERRKPSSFCTNPSSGSTSGKESSQHNSPALALQHRPQPMHQGQAVTSPCSKGNCCQVLACQRQSILSCMTEGLLNHVLDVLRSQQALSRSDYESISARPTVTARARALLDTCLCLGERAAQAALTALSVNKSSPLGQVIXCPGCPAKVNRLLL, from the exons ATGGCCAATCCATTACCTGTGGTAGCCCAGGAGGATTTGGAAAGCTTTACCTTGACCAGGACAGGCTCAGGCTTTGCACTCAAAGCCTTTCATATTTCCTGGAACTCTCCCATCTCTGTGAAGCTGCTGACCAGCCAGGACACCACAGACAG GGAGTGGAAGTTGCTACTTCAGGACATAGCAAGTGTCAGACACTATGAGTCTGAACGtctcctgcctttccttgggatttacCAGTGCCATGGACTTGTGGGGATAGTGACTGAATGGATGAACAATGGATCCCTCCACTCCCTCGTCCATGAG CATCAACTGTACCCAGATGTCCCCTCTCCCTTACTCATAAGGATCCTGTCAGATGTGGCTGAAGGGCTGCAGCATCTTCACAGCCTCGAacctgccctctgccactgcAGCCTGAAACCTTCCAATGTGCTTTTGGATGTGCAGTACAGAGCCAAG ATATCAGATTATGGCCTAACCAACTGGAGGAAACAGCAGCTGAGGTCAGACCTGCAGAATTGCCAGCAGAGAAACTGCCAGGATTTAGTGTATCTTCCTCCTGAAATACTTGAAGGAGGCCTCCCTTCCCAGGAAGGTGATATTTACAG ttttggaatcctgtgctgggagagcctCAGCAGACAGAAACCCTTTGaag GTCAAGGAACCCTGCTTGATGTTTTGAGAGGAATCTGCAGCAGTTTGCGACCTGGCGTTTCAGAAAAGTTCATACCAAGCAATTTGCCTGAGAGGAACAGACTGCTGCACCTcattgctctgtgctggcatCAAGAACCAGATTATAGACCACATCCTGCAG AATGTGTACACCTTCTAAATGGAGTTTTGGCTAGTATAAATAAGGAGGTAATTTCTGCAGCAATCTACAATTTGATGGATGCAAAG GAGAGAGCGCTTAACGCGTGCAAAGGCTCTGAGACCTTCACCCTGCCAAGAGGCACCTGCAATTCACAG ATCATCTGTCCACAAAAAGGCAACCGCTTAATCAGCAAGAAAATTCCTCTTGCAGTGCCAAGCTTGTCAACTGTTCTACCTGATAGCAGTGCAAATACAGCAGGAAGAGATAATATTGAGATGGGTGTGTCAAATACTACCCCACAGAATGCAACCAAAG ATCACCCAGGCTCTGAGAGAAGAAAACCAAGCTCCTTTTGCACAAATCCTTCATCTGGTTCAACTTCAGGCAAAGAGAGCAGTCAGCATAACTCCCCAGCACTGGCTCTTCAGCACAGACCACAACCAATGCACCAGGGACAAGCAGTGACAA GTCCTTGCAGCAAAGGCAACTGCTGTCAAGTCCTTGCCTGCCAGAGGCAGAGCATCCTGAGCTGCATGACAGAAGGGCTCCTGAACCACGTGCTGGACGTGCTGCGCTCGCAGCAGGCCCTGTCCCGCAGCGACTACGAGAGCATCAGCGCCCGCCCCACGGTGACCGCCCGCGCCCGGGCCCTGCTGGACACCTGCCTCTGCCTCGGGGAGAGGGCAGCACAAGCTGCGCTCACTGCGCTCTCAGTGAACAAATCCAGTCCTCTGGGACAAGTCA CATGCCCAGGCTGTCCTGCCAAGGTAAACAGGCTGCTGTtgtga